The sequence taaattgattTGAAACAGttactctttgacttaacttgttttcattttgaaataacatttaaatcaagtaacccaatcaaacaggactttcacttcccatcatgctttgcaaaggggttgaattgggagagtaaatgttgaaataaagtgtttttgtatgcatttttaAGCAAGATGAGAAAATGAAGATGTGTTAATTATATTGGtgtttaaaagtttctgttatgttagtgGTTTTAGGGGTTATCTTTGTGGTATCATCAAGTATGAAGCTTGTGTTTGGATTGAGGACTTGCTAACAAGAATTTAAACTGCTTTAATAATAAAGCAACCATTATGGTAGAGCTTTGGATGAAACCAGTATCACGTCTGAACTGCCAACACAGAACATCACATGTGTAAAGaaaagtttgttttagtttgttACGTGACAGGATTAAACAGGAAGCATTAATTGTATGATTATTTGAATGCCAATTTAAATGAAAACCATTTATTTAAgttcaaattaaaaaatgtattcaagTTAAATGAACACCATTGATTCTAGTTGTACATGATTGATTCTATTTGGTTTTACTTGTTTCAATCAtgtggaaccactgtccatgaTTAAATCATATTCAGCCAataggctatttttttttttttttttttttgtggagcTCAAACGTTACAGCATTCAGAGTGTGAATAATCAGAAAGAAAGTGGTAGATGGTCACATGATTAACAATTAAAGATGTGTGGTTATTCTAGATGATGTTGCAGTTTCATAACACGTTACTACAGAGCAGCTTCACATCAGAGCATCATTTTATTACTGACGCAGTTTTGAAGagtttttcttttcatatttgTGGACTGAAACCGCTGAAGATGTTTTGgattgttttgttctgtttgtgtTTCTGGCGTCTGGATGGTgagttttaaacatgttttaatgGATTCAGTTGCTTCTGTTCTGATACCATATAATAAATTGGTTAAATTAGAGAAACTTAACATTCACTGTTACAGGACAGTAATGATGGGGGGCATTCATTGAATTCTAAGGGTGGGCGAACACAAACTGAAAAAATCCAAACTCAGGAGGTGACAAACTTATTTATACAATGTTTACACAAGAAAATCTCCCAACATGTTCAGTAATCTTGGAAACAACTGCTATACAGCACACAACAACTCTTTTAAAATCCTCTGCAGACAGAAAAGAACCACAGTGGGTGAATACAGATACTGTATATCcgtatataattaaaaaaaaaatagtaaaactaGTCAGTAGAGTTAAGAGCGTCGACATTTCACTGAATCGAACTTCCGCAGTACATGTTCTTTCCActcatttgtacattttttttcctcaagtcTTTCTCAAAAGCAAATTTTATCAAGTAGTATTAACAGCGTATTTTTATACCTGTCAGGTCCAACAATGATTTTAGTTTGATTTTGTCCAGAAAACACTCATCAGAGTCCAGGACTGTGTGAGCGATTGCATGAGTTTATTGTTAGTCTCCAAACCGTGCAGCCATTTCTCCACTCACAGCCTCAACCACACTTAAATAAAGATAATGAAGACTCATCATAGTGTTCATGTTGTCTTATGGTTTCCTCAACAGtgtgaattaaatatatatttattcttatttaaGTTACAAAAGCaagcagtaagtgattttctattttttgttgtttgattagcattaaaggggtggtttactgtttttttttcctaggcttgattgtgtttatggggcacagtttaacatgtcttaatgctttgtttttttttaaaaaaaaaaacccaccatATTGTTCATATAGTTTACCTTAATTCTATACCACTGTCTCCATTGTCATTTGAACGGCTGGTTTGACTTCCTGGTTCTGTGAtaccactccctccgaaatacataatgtgctcagattggttagctggcccagtgtattgtgattcgctgaagcgtccagaaacgccacgccccttaccgtatcaaattgagcccgaatcagacccagatagcaGTAATGATGAAGGGGGTCAAGCAAAACCTCTGCAAGCACTGCTTTTaaaggacatttctgaatgttgAGTATTTCCTTTTGTGCTTGTGTCAGTGTTTAGATACGCAGTCACTTGTAAATGTTACTGCTGTTTATGTTAGCTTTCAATTTACGGTTTTATCccgattaaagctttactgtagctgaatacatgactgagtattagcatttttgtaaaggtatcatttaatttatagcatgaacaactatTTGAACAAGTTTATTGGTGTTTTTGTTGGCGTTTTTTGAAGTGTGcaatagaatttagctaactggttAGCGAAGCCAAACCGcgttggtctttgtttacgtccttgatgcaaccaaaaaatagcaacaaaactatacatttaaaagacgtgttcacacaataaaacatacttaTAGTTTGgggccaataaacagcagcttctgtttttaaagtgggaactgcttcatctttcagtaaaagcctttgtgcaaatccagcattgaactcgtgtagattctggaagctgtctttcacgccgcatccagtgtagacaatatcactgattataatgggttatATTATCTTTTATCTTTATTATCTTAACTCTTCCACTTCCATAATGCTGCGCGGCATGGCCTCACCCagtttgttgcgtgttcccgggggcagagtttatgttaattgcagggttggtgatgtcaccaacccgggaagaagcttgttgtagtccaaaccgatCGTAATTGTAGGTATTATTAAACTGCCATaaatttaaaagacaatatctcaacattacacactaactaaagttaaaaaagcgAAATtgcaatgaaccacccctttaataatGACGGCAGGTAAATTTGgatgctgtccctttaagtcaagtcaagtcacctttatttatatagcatttttttacaatgtagattgtgtcaaagcagctttacagtgataactgttATATAATTTTGATAACTCTTAAAGAAAAAGGTGTCAGTATGCATATTAAGTAAAATCAGTATTGATTAATTCCGATGTAAGAaacaatagttattaatttagttaatttatctatatcatcactggagtaaacagtgatgtcatcatctagctcagttcagtttgcatacaatggtgtcaatgcaggcagatcaaagcactgttgaatatcaaatatcaagtatccccaactaagcaagccaaaggcgacagcggcaaggaacccaaactccatcaggtgacatcaggtggcaaacaggtgttaaaatggagaaaaaaaagactGACTGCACCGATCCATTATACACAAGCCTTGTCTTTCTCAACTGTActttcacttaagacataaatgGCTCTGTTTACTTGCAAATAAATGGTCACTTTGACACATAGGTGTGTGTATTTAACCATTCAAGCCCAACTAGGCAGCAAAAAGCGATCAATTCAATCCTCAGGCGTTCTTTGAGCAGCGGCTTCATGTCGCGCGTCTCTCAGACATCGCTGAGAAAGTCTCTCAGAGAGCTCGTGCATATGCTGAAATAAGTTGTCTTTTGCTGCCAATTGCGCTTTAATAGTTTAAAACCGCAATGGATAAAAACTCATGCAAATGATAAGCTTTTGTGACCATGCAGCATAGCAACCTCATGTGAGCGTGTTATGCTTAATAACACTTTAACTTCAAGCACGTCCCTAATTTGCAATCGCCTTCTGAGAGAGGCAGGTTTCTGTGTGCTCAGTCAGCACGAGTACCTTTTCAGGATATATTGCGTTTAGAACTCTTTTTAACATCAAGCACACCCTGCTATTTATATTCTCATTCATGCATTTCATCATTCTGAAGTGTCAATAGTGCAAATTATTTACATACTGCAATATATAAGAAATGTCTCTAATGATAGACATTTTGTTTCATGGTAACGATATATATCgtcatatcgcccagccctaattctCCGTCTGATTACATTCTTTTAATGCAATCAGCCCCacaatttacaaacacaaataagTTTTTCTCCCGTTACAATGCCGTTACCATTActgacacacaaaaaaatgcaacATTACTATAATTGAGCTCACTGAAGCGGTTATCATCCGAGTAGGCTCTCTCTCAGCCATAGGACCTGCAAAGTTTGTTCTCTGGTGTGTGTTAGTATGGGACACATGCTACTGCAACTGATGATGATTGATGTGTGACTAGAgatgatagacctgcaaaagtaATAGTTGTAAAGTAGTAGTACAGgttagtcatacacaaatataattttaaaccgATAATATTGTAcgatgctgtgtgtgtgtgtgtgtgtgtgtgtgtgagcatgcaaGCGAAGAGCAAGCTCAAACCAGAATACCCTTTTTTGACATGCTGTGACActgaaaatatgtgaaataagttttttttagtcgactagtagttgttcatttaagccattagttgactaatcacatttatgttaatttaatttcttaaatactggagagaataaaccataataatgagcGTTTACGTAATTTAGGCTATATAGGACTCAAGCGCACACATAAACCTGGCCgtaaagaaccggcaaaagtaaCGATTATCAATGTGACaaaaattttaaacattttaattgtttattaataaagaaatgttttctgaatcagtgttggctgcaaagatgaagctGACAtcgctgactctcatcatctccgcaCAGACTACTGGACGCCTATAGAAAGAATTCAAGtttcattcggattacataatcagagtagcttatttcttttcatttttaattattttgtttaaaagtagacatctCAAGCtttttatagatatttttctcatGTCTGCAAGGCAGCAGCCTATACGCTGAATTTCtgttcatttagcctataaaACGCGCTCCAGTTCAAgtgcaagtgatcgcgccggcgcctccattATTGTAATGCGTTGCTCACGCAGGAACACACGACAAAGAAGATTAAGTTCAAATAAGGCTTTACTTAGGAAATCTAACAGGTACAGTCAGGAACGCAACACAACACAAGGCATACGAGAATGGACAGTGAACATAGGGAagacaggaacttaaatacacagaggaATAACTAAAATGACTTACAGCTGTGAATGATCTTGTCAGTGTCACAAAGGAGCACATGTGACAGatgaaaaccaaaacaaactaAACGTGACTGAGACCGTAACAATTATAatgtctgctatatttgcttcttatttattatatCCAGGCAaatggttgatgaaacattgattaaaattaactctctgaggtctgaaaacgcgacggcgcattttgcaggatttttttcacattgcagcaaaacagacttaaaatactccgtcatttctggTCATAGAGACAGAAGTAATATATCAAtagaaactatagaatgtcttcttttatttgtgtacactcagagtaaaaacacaatgttgtgctttttgtaaaataaagaaaactaacatgatgcgtgatctctcgtctccctctgaagtccaatctgatagttctcagaaaatgaactgtaacttatgaatactaatgacaaaaaaatgacacttgtgtctaaagaaacgatgaaatgtcaggttttaaatcgtgtaagtcaaatcaaaaacaaacattctgtgtttatgtaatctgtatgaaaagagagccatgtcagaactctgtgattcagctcattatccgctaatgcggccacgcccacggagccagcgctattcagacgcaaattcagtcaatacatgcattcatcatctcaatcgtgtatttattgtcttgaaaagtgtttatttggatggtaaagccatggttagcgatctctagaagacatgcagttagttcctagttagtttcttctttatatgaatttgtggcctaaatgTGTACaaagagcgccctccggctgcaagtatgaattaaaaacaccattccttaaatgtcctcttcttctttataataatttgtggactaaatgtgcacaaagagcgccctccggctgcaagtatgaattaaaaacacagtatccagcactcatagtgatgacaataaatattacttctcagtatagaaaattgacataaatatataagaatccatcaatatttctccaaatgtgcatgcttttaagctgaaagcctatatgaaatgccatagaggtaacataattgttcagacactttgcatcacagaaatacattatattttaaagaatataatagaataccattattttaaattgtaataatatttcacagtattgctgtttatgatgagctgagacattattacagagggtttttttcacagcctacctgactgaaaggcctcattaatatgcaagtcatttcaggtcattattatttgattcttttgtcttctcaggtgtaaatgacccattattcatgatgattcacgcctccacacatactgtgtttcttgacaaaaagtgtcttacaaaatttaaatctctctattgttttatatgaaggagtagtcagcataatttttacataattctgaagcaaaaactctagtctacaacctccaataaccagaagtcttgtaaacacagatttaatatactttttttggccttatttcagtgacttaagttttttgtttttttcaataaccacgcataaacttTATTCCTTcagaaacacaaacatgtacatacatgttcctcacatattatcgtagcctagtttgtgctgaatacagtgtaatgacacttttgtcatttatatgtttatgaacaacaaaaaagcacaaatgtcagggcatgtcaaaacttctccaagccccaaatcagcctcagactccagagggttaagatacaatttttacaaatgaaattcactttaaagaaaggctttctacaaaacaaaacttaatgaagtggtcaaaatcatgtctgacccactccatgtctcccgaCATATTGATCATCTTATGATGTATTctatcttactcatgctgttcacttttcataatcaaatagattaatttaaaacataactgtggcgaccagggcgggtgagagccgtgagggaacggcgcgaggccggtgacgcaagtgataacgagcatcacctgggaggcgcaccggccttgagtctctcacggaggagctccgggagcataaaaggaggagcgacgaccgtggaggacgagagaggaccaggcctggactttattttatgttttattatgtttgtgtggccggcagacgtccgcgagggtctgccggcattactttcgttttgtttgtttattttatattaaagttttgttgaatgttcgccggttcccgcctccttcttcccatatctactaaccgtgttacacTCATGCTTGaaagggttaaataaaacataagtctCAGATGATCAgcagaaaacaaaatacacattttccCATCCGAGGTCCTGACTTGCTGTTgtctttaattaattattaattatgacattaattattaatacgACCTCACTGGCCTAATAATGGATGAAAACAATGATCTATAAATTCAACCTAGAACTTCTTACAAACATTGAAGTAGAAGTATCTCTTTATTTATTGTTCCATATATaaatctatttctctttttatttctctttttttttgtatttgtactGCTGCAGATTATTATTCACTTGACATTTAAATGATTAGAAGTGTTTTAATGAAGCTTCAGCAAATGAACATCAAGTGATTTTGAAGCTTTAACCTGTGAAAACTCTgttcttcaggtgtgtttggtgaTGAAGAGGAGTTAGTGTTAGTGTTGAAGGGAGATTCAGTTTAACTCTTATCTTACTGAAATAAAAGATGTTGATGAGATTCAGTGGAGGTTTGGAAATGAAAACACTAACACTAATAGCTGAAATCAATAAACGGGTCGacagaatcatttttttttggttttgcagGATTGCGGTTGCAGGAAGGGACAGTGaaggagggagattcagtcactctaaactcttattttattacaatgATGTTTGTTGATGTGATTCAGTGGAGGTTTGGAAATGAAATCActttaatagctgaaatcaaTGTGACGGCCGACAGAATCACTGtatatgatgatgttcttgatgggagattcagagacacaCTGAAGCTGGACAATCAAACTGGATTTCTGACCATCACAGACATCACAGATGAACAGACTGGAGATTATGTACTAGAGGTCAACGGTGTGGAACAGAAAACATTTAATGTCCATATCTCTGGtgaggttaaaaaaaaatagtttaacCTGTTTTTTAATGGCAAAATTTCaattttaaactatttaatGTAGTAAACCATTGTGAAGTGATATCTCAGTATATTAATCTGTTTGTGTTTCTTCTGTTTCTTCAGAATCGGTGGAGTCAGTGTTTGTGTTGGAGGGAAattcagtcactctaaactCTAATTTTGCTGTAGTGATTCGGTGGAGGTTTGGAAACActttaatagctgaaatcaaTAAACAGGACGACAGATTCACTGtatatgatgatgttcttgatgggagattcagagacagactgaagctggacaatcaaactggatctctgaccatcacaaacatcacaacTGAACATGATGGAGTTTATAAACAAGAGACCAACTTTTGGACCACTGAGTTCTTTCTTGCAGTCTTTAGTGAGTTAAATATTTGTTTCaccattttatgttttaatcacCAGATACAATTACTAATCCAAGCAACATTTTGCTTTTTCTATCTGATATTATTTGAAATTTAAACATATAAAATGATTTACTTTTAAAAGCaatcataaaattatttaaaatctcTTTCTGTCACATTTATGTTCTGTTCTTATGTTCCTTTGTTCAGTTTGTTGTTCAGCCATTATTTAGTTCCCTTGGTTACTAATTAATTAGTGTCTTCAgttcaggtgtgtcttgttaGTTTCTCCCTTTGTCTGCTGTGTATATAAGCCTTCAGTTTCAGTTAGTTCTTTGTCCTGTATTGTCTTTATTTAAGAGTGTGTTCATGCTGCTTTGGTTCTCCAGTTATCCCCTGTCTTTTGATTCTCTTGTCATCTCCTGAGTTTAATTAAAGACTTTGTATCTGCCCTTCCTTGTGTGGTGACTAGAACACACCAGAACTCTGACGCTCTTCTACAAACTCTGTTTCTGTTTGTTCTCTGTTTGGTGATACAGTTGAAATATCAGTGaaggagggagattcagtcactctaaactCTGATATTACTGAAATGAAACGTTATGGTTGGATTCGGTGGAGGTTTGGAAATAAAAAAACTCTAATAGCTGTAATCAATAAACGGGTCGACAGATTCACTGTAAATAatgatgttcttgatgggagattcagagacagactgaacctggacaatcaaactggatctctgaccatcacaaacatcacaacTGAACATGCTGGAGTTTATAAAATAAAGATGATGGTTTCAGACAGTTTCTCATTTAAAGGATTCAGAGTTTCTGTCTATGGTGAGTAGAGATCATTTGTTCTGTCCTTCAAATGCTCTTGTTTTTACCAactatttacatatttattatttgttgaaTCATTTTATAGTATGAGATGATAGATCATTTAAACACTGACTCAACTTACTGATTGAACCGataatattgtttatatatattttttttctgtcatataTTCCAGCTCatctgcctgttcctgtcatcagTAGAGACTATTTATCATCATCatgttcattggtgtgttcagctgtgaatgttagtcatgtgactctctcctggtacaaaggaaacaggttattgtccagcatcagtgCGTCTAATCTCAACATCagtctctctcttcctctggaggtggaatatcaggataaaaacacctacagctgtgtgaTCAACAATCCCGTCATCAACCAGACTCAACATCTCAACATCACTCAACTCTGTCACACATGTTCAGGTACGGCAGTGCTGATATTAGTTGATGTCAGCGCTGATATTAGTGTTTATTGTCTGAGCTGATCTcagtttgatgtttttattcctCAGACTGTTGTGGTCCTACTGAAGCTGTGATCCGATTGGTCCTCTCTGCTCtggtgggcgtggctactgtcaTTCTTCTGGTTTATGACATCAGATCCAGAAGAGCTGAACAACATCAAGCACATATTCACACATCAGAAACCTAATGTGTCATTTCtcatattactattttttttgtcatttattaatcttaatatatttgtaatggCTTTACATGCTGGTGTTTACTGTATCATTATTTTAGCTGGCTTATTTACAACCTAGAATGTAATTTGAGAACAAACAGCAACAGATTTTT is a genomic window of Chanodichthys erythropterus isolate Z2021 chromosome 14, ASM2448905v1, whole genome shotgun sequence containing:
- the LOC137036211 gene encoding carcinoembryonic antigen-related cell adhesion molecule 20-like, translating into MFVDVIQWRFGNEITLIAEINVTADRITVYDDVLDGRFRDTLKLDNQTGFLTITDITDEQTGDYVLEVNGVEQKTFNVHISESVESVFVLEGNSVTLNSNFAVVIRWRFGNTLIAEINKQDDRFTVYDDVLDGRFRDRLKLDNQTGSLTITNITTEHDGVYKQETNFWTTEFFLAVFIEISVKEGDSVTLNSDITEMKRYGWIRWRFGNKKTLIAVINKRVDRFTVNNDVLDGRFRDRLNLDNQTGSLTITNITTEHAGVYKIKMMVSDSFSFKGFRVSVYAHLPVPVISRDYLSSSCSLVCSAVNVSHVTLSWYKGNRLLSSISASNLNISLSLPLEVEYQDKNTYSCVINNPVINQTQHLNITQLCHTCSDCCGPTEAVIRLVLSALVGVATVILLVYDIRSRRAEQHQAHIHTSET